Within Vidua macroura isolate BioBank_ID:100142 chromosome 11, ASM2450914v1, whole genome shotgun sequence, the genomic segment ttttattttctagttgCCTCCACAGCCAGCGATGCTGGTGTTGCGGCACGGGCACTTGCCTGTATTGCTGAGGTCCTGGGCTGCATGGCACAAGGGGAAGGGGGCTTGCGGAGTGGTCCTGCTGCCAACAGGGAGTGGGCCTCAGCTTTTGGGCGCCTGGAGAGTGGGGACATTGCTGGTggtgtccaggagctggctgctgAGCGGCAGAAGTGGATGAGCCGGTGAGGCCGGGGCTGGCAAGAGGCAGgtgccccattcccattccaggCATGTCTCCAGGTGCTGTCATGGAGATGTGGCAGTGGGCTCAGCTTCTCTTATCCCaggccagctctgctggtgaGAGCAGCTCGGCATTACGAGGGGGCCGAGCAGATCCTCGTCCGGCAGGCAGTGATGTCCTCATGCCAATTCATCACCGTGGAACAGGCGGAGCTGCCACCCTTGGGGCACTGGGTGCAGGTGGTGTGTCCAGCCCGCCTGGACCTCTCTGGTGAGTACGTTCCCTGAGTCAGATGATCCTTGTCTCACCCCTGTGGTGCTGGGGGAACAGGAGTAAGGGTGCCCCGGGAGGCTGATGGTGAGTGTTGGCAGGTGGCTGGAGTGACACACCCCCCATCACCTACGAGCACGGGGGGGCCGTGGTGGACGTGGCAGTGCTGGTGGATGGGTGCCGGCCCATTGGCGCCCGGGTGCGGCGCATTGTCCAGCCGGAGCTGCGCCTCGTCAGCCTCAGCGGGACGCCCCGGAGCGAGgtggtggcagagctggtgtgccaggagctggagcactTACAGGATTACTGCCAGCCACATGCACCAGGTGAGGGGTcacctgccaggctggctctgtaCCTGCGATGTCCTGTTGGTGCCAGGATGGCCCTTTTTGGGGCCAATGGGATGAGGGAGCAGGTAGCACAGCAGGCATcagttttacttcttttttgtttgcaggAGCCCTGCTCAAAGCTGCCTTTATCTGCACCCAGGTTGTGCAGTTCCCCTCACAGAGACCCTTGCGGGCCCAACTGATGGAGAGTTTTGGGGGAGGCTTTGAGGTGCACACCTGGTCCAAGCTGCCCCATGGGTCTGGCCTCGGTAGGTGTGCTAGGAAGGGGctgggtgtccctcactggtgcCTGGGAGTTTCTCCTGCTGCCATTGCCAGGATGGGGCATCCTCCTTGCTGCCCCCCAACCCCCAGGGACACAACAGTGCCTCACTGCCCTGGCCCCACCTGTGCTCCCTCCAGGcaccagcagcatcctggcaggagcagtgaTGGCATCCCTGTACCgggcagcagggaaggctgCCAGCACTGAATCCCTTATCCATGCTGTGCTccacctggagcagaggctcACAACAGGTAGGGCCTGGGGGAGCAGCTGACCCACAAGGTTGGGGTCCCAGCAGTGACTGATGACCCTCTGCCCTGCAGGGGGTGGTTGGCAAGACCAGGTTGGTGGGCTCATTCCTGGCATCAAAATCGGGAGGTCGAAGGCCCAGCTGCCACTCAGAGTGGAAGTGGAGCAGATCCTGGTCCCTGATGGTTTTACCCAGACTCTGAACGATCACCTGCTGCTGGTGTACACGGGGAAGACTCGCCTGGCCCGCAACCTACTCCAGGTAATGTCTGGGTGCCTCTGGGTGTCACAGGCTAGCCTCTGCTCCCCCTGTGGCCTTTGGTGGCATCCCCTTCACTTGTGCAGAGCTTTGCCACCCCAGAAGGAGCTGGCACCCAAAGGCCAGGTGTTGCCAGAACCAGGAGGACAGTGACAGGGACATTCTGGCCTCTTGCAGGATGTGGTGAGGAACTGGTATGCCAGGCTGCCCTCCATCGTGCAAAATGCTGACGCGCTGGTGAGCAATGCTGAGGAGTGTGCCCAGGCCTTGAGGCAAGGTGTGAGCCCCCTTCCCTAGACCAGGTTGGACCTTTTAACAGCTGAAGGAACACAAACTTTCCCAGGGAGAGGCTGGGCAGTcttggaggggaaaaaggcTGGGGGGTGCAGGCTCTTGCAGCTGCAGAAGCTTCAGATCCTCCCCTGAGCCCACCCTCACCAAGGCAATACCCCAAAATTCAGGATTGAACAAAGATTTTGAGGAAGAGGGGGTTAGACATGCTGAATATCATTGATTAGCAGTGCGCCATTGGTGACAGGGCTGGGGGCCATGCCTGGTCAGTGCAGTGGCTTTAtttggctgctgcagagaggaagCTGGAGAATTAAAGCAAGCAAATCCTCCCCCTGTGGAGGATTAAAAACAGCAACGTGACAAGGCTGGGGTTGCCTGCTTGGCCAGAAGAGCTGGGAGgaactggaaaagagaaggcaaaatTTAGCTTGGGCTGAGCATGTTTCTGCCCTTTGGGTGAGAAACAGAGACAAGTAATTTGCAATATTCCCTCCTCTGCAGGTGACCTACTGCTCCTTGGCAAGTGCCTGGACTGCTACTGGCAGCAGAAGAAGTGCATGGCCCCGGGCTGCGAGCCGCTGGCCGTCGGGCGCATGATGGACGCTCTCCGGCCCTACGCCTACGGGCAGTGCTTGGCTggggctggcggcggcggcTTCCTTTACATCTTAACCAAAGCCCCTCGGCAGAAAGAGGCTTTGCACCAGATCCTGGCAAACACTGAGGTGAGCTGTGAGCCCCCCACTGTCGCAGGCAGCTTGCAGCAGCCTTATATAGAGCATGAGGAGCATCTCTCCCCACCACACATGGGGTGTGATTGCTTGTTGTTCCAATGCCCTCCCTGGGACCTTGGAGGTGAGAAGGGGTCCTTTCCTGGCTCCTGCCCCAACCTGTGACTCTCTTTTTCTAGGGACTGGGCAACTTCAGCATCCACAGCATTGAAGTGGACACGGGTGGTTTCTCCATGGAGGTCGTGGGATGTGATACGAAGGATGGTGCTCAccctggaggggacagggctgtgtgaAGGCCTTCAGCCCTGGCCCATTCCTGGCAGATATCCAGAACAGGTGCAGGGAAATCCCCACTGCTTTAGGGGAAGCTTCTTCAGCCAGCTCCAGCCGGTGCCTTAGGTCTCCATATGGCCTTTTTGTGCTGCTACTTGCCCAAAAGCCAGAGCCTGGAGAAGTTCTGACAAGTTGTGCAGGCAGGCAAAACTACCCCTGGCCTTGGAGGGACAGTTTGCTAGGGCCTCCAGCCTGATTTTGGTGTTTCACTCCAGTTTTTACAGTTCTCCAAAGGGAATAAGCTAGCATTTGTGATGCTGCATCTAGCAGGAACcttcctgctcttccagcagcaggacCCAAGCTGACTGTTCAGCATGCAATGATCCTGCACCAGCTGGATGTGGAATCAAGACCCTCTCCTGTCCTGAGGCACTGTTTCCACAGTGAAATAGTGAATAGCGAAAGCAAGTTACTAGTCCGTGCAGTGTCTGAataaaaaagtttgttttcagCATGTTTGTGCCCCTCTGTCCTagcagggctgctctctctCTTCACAGAATAGCAAAGGCCCAGCATTGTGTGGGAAGAACTTTTCCAGGGGTGGGAATGGCAGAACTTGCATGCAAGGGCTGTTCCTTCCCCTTCCATGGCCCTGGCTGAGGGagacagcacaggacagcagccacaggaggCAGGCAGGCAAGACAAGGAAGAGCCTCTggatgccctggcacagggcagaagAGAAGaactggagcagagcagagctcttgTCCCACatctctccagctccctccaggCCCACAGCTGAACACACCACTGGAGACTGCCACTCAACCAAGCGAGGTTTATTTACAGAGTATCTGTacagagccagcagggacacagccccaCTTCCTTCAGAGGCTTTCTAGTGATTTTCCAAGCACCTTCCCAAGGAAATCactctttttcccttccacagAACAGTTCCCATCACCACCAGGAGAGAGCCAGGGCTCAGCATTTGTGACTCCAGTAGCTGACCCTTAATctgggggcacagagggaacacagctgcagcagcagatccGTATTTGAGCCCCACAAGCCccccctgtcccagcctgtggcctcctgcagggcagcagagcacagcGAGTCAGGAGCAGGCACTGGCCTGTGTTCTGAAAAAATAGCATCATCCTGCTCTCAGCATTAGAGATTCCTCTGGTGCCTTGTTTCTGCTCCCACAGAAGGATGGCAGGTCTTCTTGCCAGGCCCAGAAAAACCCTTTGCCCCAAAGAATGCGAGCAGGGCAGACATCGTCCCATCCCCACACCATCAAACAGCCAGCCCCAGGACAAGATGTGGGCAGGCTCCAGGACTGCAACCTTCCTGCCCTTAGCTCCAGCGTGGTGCTGATCCAAGCACTGACCAACTACAGGCGCAGCCGCTTGATATCCTCACTGCGGAAGTCGATGCGGAGAGCCAGCACCTGCCGGACTTCGGCAGGAGTAAGGCGCCAGGTGAGCGGCCCTGAGTTTGGACCCCAGTAATCCAGAATCTCTGTAACCTGGAAAAAGAGGGGAGCTGTAGGAGATGGCTCAGCACACTGTCCTCACAGTTAAGTTTGATCTCAAGCACCATCAGGCACGGAGCAATTTCTCCAGGTTCTTCACACCCTGTAGGTGTGATGACGTCTGTATGAACTCAATAAAGCCACATGCAGTGCAGTGGTGTTCCCACAATCTCCCAGCAGAAGCAGACCAAGTGCAGCTCACCCTTTCCAGGTTGAGGATGGTGGCCATTTGGGAAAGACGGGCAAACTTGTCACGGATAGTCCATGTGGTGACTGTGGTGAGATAGGCTATGAGAGACCTCAGCTCCTTGTCGAACTGCAGACCACCGAGCTGTGGGCACAGAGGGAGATCTGTTAACTCTCCAAGCAGACCATGGGTTGTGCCAAGACACCAATTAAAATCACAGGGAGACAGCGGGAGGTCTCTGAGCAGGCAGGTCTAGTTAAACCATTTATTGCAGGTTTAAGTGGCTTATGTTTACACCCACCTTAAAACCCAGTCCCCTTATTGGTGCCAGCTCTTCTCAGTCCCATCACAAACCCACTTTCTCCCTGTGGCTGCTGATGTTAAGGCATCCCCGAGCTGGTCACTGGTGCTTGGAGAGTTTCTTACAAGGTAGTATTTGCATCTGCCCTGCCCCATCCTTTACTGAGGGTTTGCAGTCAAGACAGACTACATGGTAGAGGAGTGTTTTGCTTACCCTGCTGAAGGTGGATTTGAGCAGCACTTTCTCCAGTTCAATGGCTATGAGACTGGTCATAAGACCAGTGAGAGTATCATAAATCACTGGAGACAgtccagcctggaagcagaaACCTGTGTCATTCTTGTCAGGAAAAACTGAGCAGAGCTCCCTAAAGCCCAAGGCTAGGAGAGCTTACAAATAAGGACTTGCAGGCTTGGCAAGTGGGGAGCACCACAGAAGTGATCCAGGTATGTGGTGCCTGCAAGCAGGCTTTGGGAATTGCAGGAGAAGGGGGTGACTGGATCCCTAAGAGCCCTGCAAGGCACTGGAGGATACCTCTGCTTGCCGAGCAAGGAAAGAGCTGGCAGATGCCACGTGGCGGTCTGGCCAAAGCCTGGCAGGCTGCCACCTCCTTCTCTCACCTTGAACTCTGTCATCTGCTGTTCCAGATTGACGATGAACTGCTGGACCCAGGGATCATTGGCCTCATAGTCACTGAACTCCTCCTGACAGTGAAATGCAGAAAGGGTTGTTTATGTGGCCTGAAGTAAACCACAGCCAACGGCCCAGAGGACAGGAAGGGAGGTCCTTTCTGGAGCAGCACTTCATCCCTTCTGCTCTTCTGCAGCCAAATGTCCCTTTCCAGGCTCGGCTGCAGAGCAAGATCTGGGTATTttactgctgctctgtgccaagGAAACAGCAGATAACTGAGGGGAAGGAAACAGTGGTTGCTCTgactgtgctgctgagcaggagaCAGAGTGCTCAAGTACAGCCAGAAGCAGAGAACACTGGGCCTCACCTCCTCGATGTTGTGGGAGACAGAGAGGAATAAGTTGATCCATGGCTTCACCTGGGGTTTGATGGCTGTGCTGTTGAGCTCATTGAGACCTTCCTGAGTGagacagcaagaagaaaagacaGTGAGGCACAAAATCTTTACAAACAGGCTGTCTTTGATGCTGCTTTCCATTCTCAGCTTGGGAAACTGTCCCATAGACTTGCACAGGAAACTGCACCCATAAGGCCCAGATCCCACACTCTTCTGGTGCCAGAAGGCTCTGAGGACAGCATGacaagaagaggaggaaagatGTAGGCCCAGAAGCTGATGTTGTGCTGACTTGTAGTGTGGTCTGAAGGGCTTGTGCttccccaccccatcccacgCAGCTACAGATTTCCTAGCAGGAGTGATGCGCCTGGggtagaaaaaaatgcaaactccATTTTTTCACTCAGCACCAGTCAGGGCACTGTGACTGAACTCAACTGATGCCTCCCACCTTCACTGCAGCTTAGCTCAGTAGGAGAATCTAAAAGGAGGATAAAAGCTGTAACCACAGTTAATTCCCTGAATTAATCATAACCCCAGCACATGCTATCTCCCCTGAGCAGCAGGCTGTCAGCAAAGGCTGTTCTGTCCCCTGTGATGAGAGCTCTTAAAGTGCTCTCCTGCCAGCCACCCCTCTTTGGCTCAGCAAGGTGTCATGAAAGCTCACGCAGTATGAAACTGTGTCGGTACCAATTCTGACTGGCATTTGATAGAAGATTTTAACTAAAACTGGCATTTCTGAGAAAGCCCTGCTGGCAATTGTCCTTTTCTGAGACAAAttcagtgtgtgtgtgactcAGGCAGCACAGGAGCTTCCTCCTCAGCCTCTAGATTGCTTTGCAGCCACTTTTAAAACCACACCAGAGTCAGACTGGAGTTTTACTCCTTACTGATAAGCTCTTTGGTTTCAATACTGACCACAGTCCTCAAGAGGGTTTGCTGGTAGTGCTGAACTGAAGCCATCTGCCTGCCCTGAActgcaaagccaaacaaaaataatctgaCCCCTCTGTGAAGTACAAAGGCTAACCTGGTTCAAAATATTCTCCTTTGCTTCTTTCCACATGAGGTACTAGGTCTTCCTGCTTCTCTCCCTGCCAGAGACCACTGCGGCATTTTAGGACAGCAAGCCCCAGCATGCCATAGGAGACTGGATTTAGCCAGAGAGTCCTCTGCTCCATGCTGAGGGCTATTTGCATttgggaaagaaggagaaacCTGAGAAAAGAGCAGTTCTTCTCTACCAACAGCCTGTCTTCAGCATTACTTAGTGAGGCTGTGGACAACTTGACAATGTGCTGTGCCACGAGGGAGAATGGAGGAGATGGAAATgctattaatatttcttttcctggaaatgCAGAACCAACTGCAAGTCCATGCTGAGTGAAGACAAATGAAGCAACAttccttctgctctgcagctgcttccagTGCTTTTTATGCAGCTGCCAGCCGGTGTGGTTGTGCAAACGGGCTGGGCCTGTTTCCATGCCTCAAAGCTGACTGATTTGCTCCCTCCTGCACCCTACCCAGGACTCCTGGAGTCAGACATGGCCTGGCCTGAGGCTGAAGTGATTCCTGCCAGAGTTCTCCCTGAAGACACCAGCAGCCAGTGTTAGAAGGCAGGAGTAATTTGGAGAGAcactcacctgcagcaggtcacGGAATTTGTTGGAGACAGCAGCCATGTCTGAGAGGCAGCTCTCAATCTTGGCCTGTGCCTGCTCACCCCCGAATCCTTGGCTAAGTAGTTTGCTGCAGTCACTCTGCAGGGAAGAGATCCATGAGCAAGCTGCAAATTAATAACCTGggcagtttttatttctttgtgttgctgagctctggctgcccaCCAGCGTGTGGGCTAGGACAGGAGCCCAACTCTTGCTCCTGCaaaggcagaggctgctggctccagctgcagggagaaagGACAGCAAGAAAAGAAGCCAGGGGCTGTCTAGCCTGGCACCAGAGAACTGCAGACTCTCCATGATGTACAGTTATTCCTGCACCAGGTTAGTCAGGCTGGAAGAACTGGTATTTCTGGCTGCTACTATCAGCCGGAAATTGCTCTGCCAGCTTAAAATTCCTTCCCTAAGGCTGGAGGGCAAAGACCTCAGGAACTCGGGCATATCAAAGTCCAGATGGTTTACTTGACCCCTGCCTCTGCCAAGGGAGGATATTACAAATTTGATTCAGGAAAAAACAGTAAAGAATACAGACTGTACCTCCAAAGTCTTCTTTAGGGTCATGATGTTTTCACTGCTAACTTCCACATTGTTTAAGGtcacctgaaaaaaacccaaaataaacccAAGCTGGATTAAATGGAATTTCCCAGCACCTCATCCCCAAATCCACACATTTAATCCATGCCCTGCTAACAGTACAGACTGAAACGCAAGTAGTTAAGGGACAGAGTAGCAACTGTGAGATCAAAGCACTGCAGATTCACAGAGCTGCATGAAGCTAAACTCCAGCAAGAGAGCACATGTGCTGAACCCCCAGCTAGTACAGAGTTCAAGACAGTTTACTGGTTTTCCTCATCATCCTGTTCATGATGTTGCAGTGAAGCCCCACTTGTTGGTGATGGATAGAAGCCATAATGTACCCCCAACTTTCTGTAAGTGTCATGAAGAACAGAGCAGGAGTAGCTGAGGGTGATGTTTTATACActgtgtccagagcagcaggggagaCAGCGAGGCACAGACAGGAGGAATCAGCAGCCCTCCTGCCAGATGAGTATCTGTTCTCCACTGAATAGACTGTTCTCTACCTGCTGAAGCTGAACCAAATGTCATTATAAGGCTGGGGTTTgcacaaacaggaaaatgagGCAAGGTGACAGGTGAATGAAGAAATTCAGTGGAAGCTCTTTGCTTCAGAAATGGAGAAACCTGTAACACAGAATTCTATGAGATTAAGGAGTTGAgtccctcctgctccctttgCTGCCTTCTCTCCTTGTACAGTCAAAGTTCCAATGAACCTCTTCAGCACTGACTCTTCACAAAAAAGTTAGAGGCAGACAAGTCATGGAgagccagcccctctccagtGCTCTCAGTCTCTGCCCACACCTGGAGAAAGCAGAGCCAGAGATGCTCTCCCAATGAGGTCCTTTCCACAATGCAAAGTCTACGCAGCATCCCAGCATGGGGAAGGATGTGTTACGCTGCAGAAGACAGGAGTGACAAGTGACCAGTTCAGATGCTCTCTGAGAGGTCTGGAATACTCCCTGTGCCTGTTCAAGcaagcagagagctgcagttctgctgttAGAAGGCAACAGGAGGATCTTGCAAGCCAAGCAGAGCAGACAACTCTGCTCTTATAAAAATGCCTCAATCTGATAAGTGAAGGAGTTGAGCTTGGGCCAGGACTTTTCTATCTGGAGGAAGGTGTGGATGAGATGCTCTCCCACCACCTCTGTGTGAAACCTGTGAAGAACAGGATTCATGGACACCTCAAAAGAGCACAGACTTTTCCCCAGCCCGGAAGGAATTATCATCACAGCAGCCCAAGAGGCACTCACAGGATCACAGTTGCACAGGCCTGGTGTGGAAGCTCTACAAACATGAGGTGAGGCAGAAGCATCTACCAGACATCCAAAGGTAGGCCACCCACCACACTTGAACAGGTTTTCAGGTTTTCTGATCACAACAATCACACCAATCCTGTTTTCAAGAGTTCCCCACTGTCTTTCTCCCCACCCCAACTCACTCTACACCAGAACAGCACCAAACCCACCAGAAAGGACTGCTTGGCCTCGTCCGTGCTTTCGATGCCTTTGGTGTCGAACttgccctgctgcaggctgctgtgCATGATGTTCACAGCACTGGTCACCCCTCTCTGGAAGTCCTGGAAGGTCGTGGCTGGGAAGCCCTGCTTCAGCTTGTTGTACAGAACCTCCCTATAGGCAAGCAAAACACACCAGGGTTTagagcaagcaaaaaaaaattatgctctgtgcctggggacagcatTCTGTCTGAGATCTGACCTGAACAAGCTAGTGGAACTTAacttcaaaggggaaaaaaaggctggcAAATATCTCTTGATAGCATCtgaatgctgaaagaaaaacataactACCCAGTTTCTGAGCTTTCCCAAATatcctgcctccagctgcctgctgtCTTCAGACACAGTTCCTCACTCCCACAATGGAATGAAAAATAGCAGGACAATTTCTGCAGTCTCACCCTAAGTTTGAGTTGTTAAGTGACCCAGAGAACAACTAGGGGTGATCATGTACCCTCAAGCAGGGCAGTACCCCAATGCTACAAGGCAACTCCATCTCATAGGGATTTTGGGCCATGAGGTTATTTTCTCTGTTCGTCCTACAGGTGGATCACCACTACAGTGAGAAAAGATGCCCAGATCCAGCTTCCCACATCTGCCACTGCTTCCTACGAGCATCTTCCATGGAGATGACAAGCCAGAGGTTCAGAGGCAAAGAACACTAGAAAGACCATCTGACAGCAACCACTGTTTGCAGAACGTGAGGTGGAGGCACATTACAATGAACCTGGTGTGTTTTCGTTACCTGAAGTCAGATTCCAGCTCGGTGGTGGAGTGGTTGATCATAGCACAGAGACAGTCTATGCTGGAGCTGGACAGAGCACGCCCAATGCACTTCTTCACTATATAAAACACATCATCCACCATGCTGGAGGTGAGCTGGCCCTTCTCGTAGCTGTCCATGGCAACAGCCTGCAAAGAAAGCTGTCTCAGTGCCCTGAGCTCACCGAGCgcactgccccagcagtgctgggagaccAAACTGCCCCTCTGCCCACTTCACCCTGAGTGGAACTGTACCCTGTGTGGCTGGCACCACTCAGACCAGTCTGCAGCAGCCCATAGATAGATACCTGGGGTATGTCTGAACTCAAAGTTCAGAAACAACCACTTGCTTTTCAAGGCCAAGGGAAACAAAAGACTTTCCCAACTGCAGATTTGTCATGTAAGCATATCCCTCCCTTGGGATGCTCACCAGAGGACTGAGGagaacacacagaaaaacatcTAAGAGGTTTTCCCCCACCTTGTTGACAGTCTCCCTCATGAAGTATTCCTCCATGGTGATGTAGTAGCCAATGAGCTCTTGCATGGTGCAGCTCAGCAGACAGTTGTTGAGGAGCTTGTCCAGGTATTTTTGATGCTCTGTGGAACAAAAGAGAGACCCATCAGCAGGAACCCAGGGCCAGGAGGCAGCTCCACCAAGTCTCCTTGCTGCTTGTATTATAGGACCCAACAGATACACACCTGCCAAGCCCAGCCTAGAAACAAATCACAAGCCTCTATTGTGGAGCTGAAATTACTGAGCTGGATTTTGCAGGTGACTAAAGTGATTTCCAGAGCTCTACAGAGTACCAAAACcttgagcctttttttttgtggcttccACCTTTAGGATTTGTGCCTGCAGTGACCAAATGGCTCTTCCTCTCTTTGGAGACTTTGTTATACTCTACAATCATTCTTAATGTTGGTTTTGCTGTTAGAGGGAACAACCAGTGCTGAAAACAGGTTTGGAAAGTCTAGGCTACACAGTTGTCTTCCACAGAGTGCTCCCAAAGTGTCTCTGCAGACCCTGTGTCACTCTGCTCTGCCACTAACTCAGGTATATCTCCACTTCTGGCTTTGATAAGCAGAGTCTATGAGTATTGGTACTCAAGGTGTTACCTTGCTTTACCTCCTCTGAAGCCATGGCATCTCCCACCTCAAAATCAGCCATTATTCGTCTCTTGATGAATCTCAAGTAGAGCTCACTGCGGGCATTCATCAGAGTGACTTCTGTTAAAATAGGGTCAAGCTCCCTGGAAGAAATAGCAAGAATCAAGACA encodes:
- the FCSK gene encoding L-fucose kinase isoform X2 — its product is MGLAPSKMETVLGSWASSLPSLSTRSFSWQLCVGSPPGVWVCSTDMLLTVPSTPGINWDGFQGVRVIAVPGSPAYARNHGVYLTNEQGLVRDIIYKGTEAQIQQCAGPDGTVPLVCGIVFFSSDAAEQLLATHVIPPLDACTYMGLDSGAPPIQLSLFFDIVLCMAGGMTEEDFVKGGGDASVRNARSVLWTALRGFPLSMACIPNASYDYMTASASDHIRSLTLLPSSASHLRFCKTAHSHVDQPCLLEDGSSVTNCLLEGAVHLAAGSVIQHCHLQGPLVIGPGCLLSGLDVDSSPALRSCPLRDIVLQGHHVRLRDLPCRVFTLTGRLDDWQSPVEKATYLNVPWAEFFQRTGLREGDLWDAEMPRRSRCLLSARLFPVLHAREALGLEDVLWLLGLATVASEQLVRWRTAWRMSWQELLPCLDTEAELGARQALFFLQGQRKVRRVLLGRQDSSLLPLARSAVHEGYHKAMLSTLDEVASTASDAGVAARALACIAEVLGCMAQGEGGLRSGPAANREWASAFGRLESGDIAGGVQELAAERQKWMSRPALLVRAARHYEGAEQILVRQAVMSSCQFITVEQAELPPLGHWVQVVCPARLDLSGGWSDTPPITYEHGGAVVDVAVLVDGCRPIGARVRRIVQPELRLVSLSGTPRSEVVAELVCQELEHLQDYCQPHAPGALLKAAFICTQVVQFPSQRPLRAQLMESFGGGFEVHTWSKLPHGSGLGTSSILAGAVMASLYRAAGKAASTESLIHAVLHLEQRLTTGGGWQDQVGGLIPGIKIGRSKAQLPLRVEVEQILVPDGFTQTLNDHLLLVYTGKTRLARNLLQDVVRNWYARLPSIVQNADALVSNAEECAQALRQGDLLLLGKCLDCYWQQKKCMAPGCEPLAVGRMMDALRPYAYGQCLAGAGGGGFLYILTKAPRQKEALHQILANTEGLGNFSIHSIEVDTGGFSMEVVGCDTKDGAHPGGDRAV
- the COG4 gene encoding conserved oligomeric Golgi complex subunit 4, which produces MAAATAPGPKAPPGESGGPAASALSMERIQSLTDLADLEAAYSRLCEEEKVVQEELDSLLEQQSTIENKMVALHRMGPNLQLIEGDAQQLAGMITFTCNLAENVSSKVRQLDLAKNRLYQAIQRADDILDLKFCMDGVQTALRNEDYEQAAAHIHRYLSLDKSVIELSRQGKEGGIIDANLKLLQEAEQRLKTIVTEKFDAAMKQGDLPQVERFFKIFPLLGLHEEGLSKFSEYLCKQVANKAEENLQLVMGTDMSDRRAAVIFADTLTLLFEGIARIVETHQPIVETYYGPGRLYTLIKHLQVECDRQVEKVVDKFIKERDYHRQFQQVQNSMMRSSSAEKIEPRELDPILTEVTLMNARSELYLRFIKRRIMADFEVGDAMASEEVKQEHQKYLDKLLNNCLLSCTMQELIGYYITMEEYFMRETVNKAVAMDSYEKGQLTSSMVDDVFYIVKKCIGRALSSSSIDCLCAMINHSTTELESDFREVLYNKLKQGFPATTFQDFQRGVTSAVNIMHSSLQQGKFDTKGIESTDEAKQSFLVTLNNVEVSSENIMTLKKTLESDCSKLLSQGFGGEQAQAKIESCLSDMAAVSNKFRDLLQEGLNELNSTAIKPQVKPWINLFLSVSHNIEEEEFSDYEANDPWVQQFIVNLEQQMTEFKAGLSPVIYDTLTGLMTSLIAIELEKVLLKSTFSRLGGLQFDKELRSLIAYLTTVTTWTIRDKFARLSQMATILNLERVTEILDYWGPNSGPLTWRLTPAEVRQVLALRIDFRSEDIKRLRL